A window of Methylomonas sp. 11b genomic DNA:
GATGGCGATTTCATTCAATGTATATTCGCGTTCAATCGAGGCCAGCGTAGTCATCTTTTGCGCTTCCGGATGGATGGTGGCCAGCATGTCGTTACGGAAGCTGCGGTCCATCAGCAAGCGGATCAAATGCGGATAGCTGGTGAACGGCGCGCCGTTGGGGTGGTCGGTGGTCAGGAATATTCGCCAAGGATCTTCGACCAACAGGAATATTTCTAAACCGATGGCCCACTGCAAGGCATTGACGAAGTTTTGATCTTTGTATTTAAACGGCACCACGCCGCAGCCGGCATCGCATTCGATGTCCATGCATACCCATTTATTGGGGCTGGCGAAGCGATGGTTGGCATGTTGGCGCATGTTGTCGCCGGAGGCGGTGACGGTCTGGCCGAACAGGATTTGGCCGACGTCGGCGGTGATGTTCGGATTGCTATTGATTGCCTCGGCGATCTGCGCGGCACCGGAGGAGAATTTGAAATCGCCTTCTTTACCGTAGCTATGAAACTGAATATGCGTCAAGTGCATCGGCAAGCCGTCGATGCCTTCGATAGTGTTTAGGGTTGTTTCCAGATTGCCGGGGACGCCCAGGTTGCAACCATGCACATGTAGCGGATGCGTGATGCCCAACTCTTGCACGGCTCTGGCTAGGGTTTGCAGGATTTGTCTTGGCGTCACAGCGTAATGGCTGTTTTGCTCGTCCAAATCCAGTTTGCGCTGGTTAAATTTAAACGCGCTGATGCCGCCGGCATTCACCACTTTAATGCCGATACCCTTGGCGGCGTTCAGTGTCCAAGCTACGTAATCATTGATGGCTTTTTGATCTTTGTTGGCGGTCATCATGCGCAGCAAAAAGTCATCGCTGCCCAGCATCACGTAACCGCCCTTGTCGACTATCGGCGTGTCGCCCATTTCCATGTGTGCTTGGCGGGCGTTGATCGGCAATACCGCCGGTTCGAAGCAGGCGGTATAGCCCATTTCCGCGTAACGATAGCCGGCGACATAGGTGCTGGGCATCGCGTGGCCGTTGCCGGAGCGAGTAATTGGTGTGCGGTGCACCGGGTCCTGGCGATGGTCTTCAGGCAGCAGGGTGCGGGCGATATTGCCTTTGCCGCCGCCGATATGCGTGTGCATGTCGATGGCGCCGGACATGACTACCTTGCCGCGCAGATCGTATTCTTGATCGACCGGTCTGTCGTCTTTTGGCGCATCGATAATGCGGCCATCCTGTACGTAAATGTCTTGCTGTTGCCCGTCGATGCCGCTGGCCGGATCGTAAACGGTTCCACCTGTAAGTTTTATCAGCATGTGTTTGATCCTAAAGTGCTTGTTCGATAGCGGTCAGGACTTCGGCGGTGCTGGGTAGGCCGGAGTCGCGCAATTTTTTCAGGCGGATCGCCACCACGTTGTCCAGGCGATAAGCGTGTCCGGCATGGTCGATGCCGGGCGTGCCGACCGGAATGAACACATCCGGCTCATTCTCGAACTTCATGCCTGAGCGGCCGATGACGATGGTCGGTAAGTCGGTTTTCGGCGGCAGTGCGCTGCTGTTAAAGGTCTGAACCCACACCAAGGCATCGGCCTCGCCGTTATTTAGCAGCGCTTGGGTGTCGTACAGATAAGGGTCGTACTCGGGATAGCCACGGGCAAAATTGACGCGCGCCGGGTAACCGGTAGTCCAGCCGCAGACTTGGTTAGCGGTTTGGTCGCCTTCCTTGCCGCCCAATGGGAAACCGGAGCAGCGTGTGCCTAACTGGTTAAGGTCTTTGACGATATTACATAGGGTTTGTACGGTCAGCTCTGCTTGATCAAATGCCAATGCCGCTGCGCCCCACAGCACTACGCCGTAATGGGCGGCTTTCAGTTTGTCCGCGATGGATTGCAAATCGCTAATGGCAATGCCGGCGACGCTTTGTGCGTGTACTATGCGGCCTTTAACCAGGGCTGACAATGCGGCGGTCACATCCGGCAAGTCGGCGTCAGCACAAGTTAGTACGCTGGCTTTTTGGCCGGTAGGAGACGTTGAGGCGTTTCCAGACGGTGCTTTACCCAGATAAATAATTTCGCGGTTGGCAGTGCTGTCGAGGAACATCGATTCTTCGTTCCACAGATATTTCTCGAAAAAACGCGGGGCAAAGGCCTCCAGATCGGTGCCGACCACCAGCAATAAATCGCAACGGTTTTTCAGTTCGGCTAACGTGGTATTCATCCAGCCGGAGTCCTGCAAAGCCAGCAAATTGCGGCGGGCGTTACTAAAATTGAGGTTATCGACCACCGCGCCGCTCTTGTCGGCTAAAGCCAGCAGGGCGCGCATGCCGTTAACGTCGGTCGCGCAGCCGCCAATCACAGGTTGATTAGTGTCTCGTAGTAATTCCGCAGCTTTGCTGGCCGCCGCTTCCAAGCTCGCTGCCTCCCCGGCAATGCGCGGCGAGGTGTCCGCTATGGCCTGTTCGAATGCCGGTGTATTGACTGAGCAACCGTTTGCGGTCACTTTCAAGGTTGTGCCGTTCACCCGTATGCTCAGGTCGTCGGTACCAATGCCGCAAAAAGGGCTGGGTACCTCGGTAATTTCAGTCATAGAAAAGTCCTCAATCTTTTTTAATATATTTGAATCGTGGATCGTCGGGTGTGCCTTCAAAGATGCCGGCGGAGGTTTCCGCTGCATCCCACAACAACACTTCTTCAATTTTTTTGGCCAGCAGAAAATCTTTATCCGTGATGCCTTTTGCCGAATGCGTGACCAGTTTGACGATCACAAACGCATAGGAAACAGTTAAATCCGGGTGGTGCCAGGCTTTTTCGGCCAAGTGGCCGACTGTATTGACAACCATTAAAGTCGCTTTCCAGCCGCTGGTCTTTATTTTGCGGCGGATCCAGCCGTTTTCGTAATACCAGTGCGGCAGTTCCTGTGTTAAACGCTCGGCGATTTCGGTCTCGCTATAGACCTTGGCAGTATCGTGCGACATCGTTTATCCCCCGGATTGAAATGACTCGGCATTCTATCGCACAGTTTAGTCGGTGTCTTTAAGGTGTACAGGTGTTTGGCTGGGTTTCGGTGCCAATTGTCGGTAACTGGAGGAGGCTTTTTTACAGGTTTGCTTAGGCTGGCTGAAGAATGCCTCGGTACCGAGGCATTCCTTTCGGCATACGTTTGCTATTTAACCACTCTTAATTGTGGTTTTTGCGGAGGTTTGGGTTCTGTCGGTGTCGGTGGGGTTTCGTCCTCATTCTCTTCCGGGTCGAAAATCATACCCTTGCCGTTTTCCTTGGCATAGATGGCCAACACCGCTTTGCACGGCGCGATAATGCGCATGGGT
This region includes:
- a CDS encoding formylmethanofuran dehydrogenase subunit B, with protein sequence MTEITEVPSPFCGIGTDDLSIRVNGTTLKVTANGCSVNTPAFEQAIADTSPRIAGEAASLEAAASKAAELLRDTNQPVIGGCATDVNGMRALLALADKSGAVVDNLNFSNARRNLLALQDSGWMNTTLAELKNRCDLLLVVGTDLEAFAPRFFEKYLWNEESMFLDSTANREIIYLGKAPSGNASTSPTGQKASVLTCADADLPDVTAALSALVKGRIVHAQSVAGIAISDLQSIADKLKAAHYGVVLWGAAALAFDQAELTVQTLCNIVKDLNQLGTRCSGFPLGGKEGDQTANQVCGWTTGYPARVNFARGYPEYDPYLYDTQALLNNGEADALVWVQTFNSSALPPKTDLPTIVIGRSGMKFENEPDVFIPVGTPGIDHAGHAYRLDNVVAIRLKKLRDSGLPSTAEVLTAIEQAL
- a CDS encoding formylmethanofuran dehydrogenase subunit A: MLIKLTGGTVYDPASGIDGQQQDIYVQDGRIIDAPKDDRPVDQEYDLRGKVVMSGAIDMHTHIGGGKGNIARTLLPEDHRQDPVHRTPITRSGNGHAMPSTYVAGYRYAEMGYTACFEPAVLPINARQAHMEMGDTPIVDKGGYVMLGSDDFLLRMMTANKDQKAINDYVAWTLNAAKGIGIKVVNAGGISAFKFNQRKLDLDEQNSHYAVTPRQILQTLARAVQELGITHPLHVHGCNLGVPGNLETTLNTIEGIDGLPMHLTHIQFHSYGKEGDFKFSSGAAQIAEAINSNPNITADVGQILFGQTVTASGDNMRQHANHRFASPNKWVCMDIECDAGCGVVPFKYKDQNFVNALQWAIGLEIFLLVEDPWRIFLTTDHPNGAPFTSYPHLIRLLMDRSFRNDMLATIHPEAQKMTTLASIEREYTLNEIAIMTRAGAARIIGLKDRGALSAGNFADITVYTENSDRQTMFTKPDFVFKDGELVVKDGEVVKVTWGTTHIVKPDYDLSIEKDLKPYFDKYLTMKLGNFKISDDEISEDGRGSLTAHPLRGAA
- a CDS encoding 4a-hydroxytetrahydrobiopterin dehydratase — translated: MSHDTAKVYSETEIAERLTQELPHWYYENGWIRRKIKTSGWKATLMVVNTVGHLAEKAWHHPDLTVSYAFVIVKLVTHSAKGITDKDFLLAKKIEEVLLWDAAETSAGIFEGTPDDPRFKYIKKD